The Psychrobacter sp. LV10R520-6 genome includes a region encoding these proteins:
- the cas3f gene encoding type I-F CRISPR-associated helicase Cas3f, translating into MIVTFVSQCEKKSLSRTRRILDTFANRIGNNVWQTAITEDGLKTVKQLLRKSATKSTAVSCHRNKSRQLTELVWIVGNKRKFNEIGVVPVNQTRRNLLHREWENEWTSLESMQIIATIAALLHDIGKSTIGFQHKLFHSTFQGDPYRHEWVSLKLFIWLVTDCQTDEQWLLRLQNLPDFLSSNTLTSEDLQQKTEQAKLDQLPPLAGWVAWLIVTHHRLPPLTEYWFNEKTAKNLKKSNNPKLKAEQKKFYAVIKAHDYWVRNPRSFDEMTEAQQTSFWQFDELVIYSPLWQRKLKRWTKKAALHPQLQQLSQHATVHQYAISDPFLLHLSRLCLMIGDHNYSSLDANDKRRVQGSIEFKDKLAANTDRQTNEIKQALDEHLIGVSEFTAQFCRALPAIHEGLPRLTQHDPLVKNTAHKRFKWQNKAFKLAYQYRELSESHGFFGVNMASTGAGKTIGNARIMYGLSDPKKGARITVALGLRVLTLQTGLSFREDLQLDANQLAVLVGGSAQKQLFELNQNKASKNESDSNNADNQSTPSDYQDNYESVNYESVYGSESANPLIDEWVDSEIDIADYEELGLGTVIESQKARELLFAPVVVCTIDHLMQASECKRGGKHIAPILRLLSSDLILDEPDDFDHNDLPALSRLIHLAGLFGTRVMLSSATLPPDMVQGLFEAYLAGRKLFNAQLQKPTPKVICGWFDENRCVAMPCDDTHDFKQHHSDFVSARTDFLNQQPTRRQADILPLSIVYNKEQHITFYEAFAAALLNQSQVLHQNHNILKEDSRHRVSIGLIRMANIQPLMNTAIAMFNLDNTPAAETTQYHLCCYHANQVLILRNRLEKKLDTILKRDSDDDNCLFKHDDINQAIRQHPNKTHHVFIVLATPVAEVGRDHDYDWAIVEPSSMRSIIQLAGRVWRHRPNKQAILPNISIMQYNIKSLKQPNRGIGTEVFTRPGFEQASFLLASHDSNEIIRASELRRVDAIPRIIKAPEAEFEAARYLSDLEHSVMADLMTNNKTNVVNGYWQNIQTSNRSHVHLSCLTPFRAGQAQVEYIIEPINFKTSVTNNELLYAASNDLEQSDNHDFENQNYSVYIAEQAKEKGISSANSVKKVIKPTKLSIANSHITPWLTDNLNDALVEVQAELSDLSPNTILIRFAVLSVYDSKNGWLFDERFGCWKDEGMFMNDYS; encoded by the coding sequence ATGATTGTCACTTTTGTCTCGCAGTGTGAAAAGAAATCGCTTAGTCGTACGCGGCGTATCTTAGATACCTTTGCCAATCGCATTGGTAACAATGTATGGCAGACCGCGATTACAGAGGATGGGCTAAAAACGGTCAAGCAATTACTCCGCAAATCAGCGACCAAGTCTACGGCGGTTAGCTGTCATCGTAATAAATCACGCCAGCTGACAGAGCTGGTGTGGATAGTGGGTAATAAGCGTAAATTTAATGAGATCGGTGTGGTGCCGGTGAATCAGACTAGACGCAATTTGTTGCACCGAGAGTGGGAAAATGAGTGGACATCATTAGAAAGTATGCAGATTATCGCAACTATCGCAGCTCTATTGCATGATATTGGCAAATCTACTATTGGCTTTCAACATAAGCTGTTTCACTCTACCTTTCAGGGTGACCCATACCGCCATGAGTGGGTGTCACTTAAGTTATTTATTTGGCTCGTTACAGATTGTCAAACCGATGAGCAGTGGCTGTTACGACTACAAAACCTACCGGATTTTCTCAGCTCGAATACCCTTACGTCAGAGGACTTACAACAGAAAACAGAACAGGCCAAACTGGATCAGCTACCCCCATTAGCAGGATGGGTAGCATGGTTAATTGTTACTCACCACCGATTACCTCCGCTCACCGAATATTGGTTCAATGAAAAGACAGCTAAGAACCTTAAAAAATCTAACAACCCCAAACTTAAAGCTGAACAAAAAAAGTTCTATGCTGTTATAAAAGCTCATGACTACTGGGTAAGAAATCCTAGAAGTTTTGACGAGATGACCGAAGCACAACAAACAAGCTTTTGGCAATTTGATGAGCTGGTGATTTATAGTCCTTTATGGCAACGTAAACTTAAACGTTGGACAAAAAAAGCGGCGCTTCATCCGCAGCTACAACAACTTAGTCAGCATGCTACTGTGCATCAGTACGCTATCAGCGATCCATTTTTACTACACTTATCCCGGTTATGTTTGATGATAGGTGACCATAATTATTCAAGTCTTGATGCAAATGACAAAAGACGAGTGCAAGGAAGTATTGAGTTTAAAGATAAGCTAGCTGCTAATACTGATCGGCAAACCAATGAAATTAAACAAGCACTGGATGAACATCTAATCGGTGTCAGCGAGTTTACCGCGCAGTTTTGTCGGGCACTGCCTGCCATCCACGAAGGACTACCCCGACTTACCCAACATGATCCTTTAGTCAAAAACACCGCTCACAAACGCTTTAAATGGCAGAATAAGGCCTTTAAGCTGGCTTATCAGTATCGTGAGTTGAGTGAAAGCCATGGTTTCTTTGGGGTCAATATGGCATCAACAGGAGCCGGAAAGACTATCGGTAACGCTCGCATTATGTATGGTTTAAGCGATCCCAAAAAAGGGGCAAGAATCACTGTTGCGTTGGGTCTTAGAGTCTTAACCTTACAAACAGGGCTTAGTTTTAGAGAGGATTTGCAACTTGACGCCAATCAACTCGCTGTCTTAGTTGGCGGCAGCGCACAAAAGCAACTGTTTGAGCTGAACCAAAACAAAGCCTCTAAAAATGAGTCCGACAGCAACAATGCAGATAACCAAAGCACGCCATCTGATTACCAAGATAACTATGAATCCGTAAATTATGAGTCCGTATATGGTAGTGAGTCTGCCAATCCATTAATAGATGAATGGGTAGATAGCGAGATTGATATTGCAGATTATGAGGAATTAGGTCTAGGCACAGTTATTGAAAGTCAAAAAGCTCGTGAGCTGTTATTTGCGCCAGTCGTTGTTTGTACGATTGATCACCTCATGCAAGCTTCTGAATGTAAAAGAGGAGGGAAGCATATCGCCCCTATATTGCGCCTGCTGAGCAGTGACCTGATTTTAGATGAACCGGATGACTTCGATCATAATGACTTGCCAGCATTATCGAGGCTTATACATTTAGCAGGATTATTCGGCACTAGAGTGATGCTGTCTTCCGCAACCTTACCCCCAGATATGGTACAAGGATTGTTCGAGGCCTATCTGGCGGGTAGAAAGTTATTTAATGCGCAACTGCAAAAGCCCACTCCTAAAGTTATTTGTGGTTGGTTTGATGAAAATCGCTGTGTCGCCATGCCGTGTGATGACACCCATGACTTTAAGCAACATCATAGTGACTTTGTCAGTGCTAGAACGGACTTCCTGAACCAACAGCCTACTCGGCGGCAGGCAGATATCCTACCTCTATCGATAGTGTATAACAAAGAACAACATATCACCTTTTATGAAGCATTTGCGGCAGCGTTACTCAACCAATCACAAGTGTTACATCAAAATCATAATATCCTTAAAGAGGACAGCCGACATCGTGTGAGTATTGGTCTGATTCGTATGGCCAATATTCAGCCATTGATGAATACCGCTATCGCTATGTTCAATCTCGATAACACGCCAGCAGCAGAGACCACTCAATATCATTTGTGCTGTTACCACGCCAATCAGGTTTTAATTCTACGTAACCGTCTAGAAAAAAAACTAGATACTATTCTAAAAAGGGACTCCGATGATGATAACTGCTTGTTTAAACATGACGATATCAATCAAGCCATTCGGCAGCATCCTAATAAAACCCATCATGTTTTTATAGTACTAGCGACACCAGTCGCCGAAGTTGGGCGCGACCATGATTATGATTGGGCTATCGTAGAGCCCTCCTCTATGCGCTCAATCATTCAACTGGCAGGAAGAGTCTGGCGGCATCGCCCTAATAAACAAGCCATTCTGCCAAACATCAGTATCATGCAATACAATATCAAGTCATTAAAACAACCCAATCGAGGTATAGGCACAGAGGTATTTACTCGGCCTGGGTTTGAACAAGCGAGCTTCTTATTAGCCAGTCATGATAGTAATGAGATCATTAGAGCCTCTGAACTAAGACGGGTTGATGCTATTCCAAGGATTATCAAAGCGCCAGAAGCTGAGTTTGAAGCGGCACGCTATTTAAGCGATTTAGAACACAGTGTAATGGCAGACTTGATGACCAATAATAAAACCAATGTTGTTAATGGTTATTGGCAAAACATACAAACCTCAAATCGCTCACACGTCCATCTTAGTTGTTTAACTCCTTTTCGGGCCGGACAAGCACAGGTCGAATACATTATCGAACCAATAAACTTCAAAACCTCTGTGACCAATAATGAGCTGTTATATGCTGCATCAAATGACTTAGAACAGAGCGATAATCATGATTTTGAAAACCAGAATTATTCAGTTTATATCGCGGAACAAGCCAAAGAAAAAGGCATATCGTCTGCAAACTCAGTAAAAAAGGTAATTAAACCAACTAAGTTATCTATAGCTAATTCACACATAACTCCATGGTTAACTGACAATTTAAATGATGCGTTAGTAGAGGTGCAAGCAGAACTCTCTGATTTAAGCCCCAATACGATCTTAATAAGATTTGCGGTATTGTCAGTCTATGATTCCAAAAATGGCTGGCTGTTTGATGAACGCTTCGGCTGCTGGAAAGATGAAGGTATGTTTATGAATGATTATAGTTAA
- the cas1f gene encoding type I-F CRISPR-associated endonuclease Cas1f, translating into MAKPSNPYTNNAFDSSDLKTILHSKRANIYYLSHCRVMQKDGRVLYLTEDDKANLYYNIPIANTTSILLGTGTSITQAAMRLLSQAGVLVGFCGGGGMPLFMGAEREVFIEWMTPQSEYRPTEYIQGWMSWWWDDEKRLTAAKHLQHARLAYLQTVWSKDSDLKQWGFDSSIDAVQALLKDNIRQIDQQQEVMHLLQLEARLTKKLYKLAAKNTGYDGFTREHEGIDKANGFLNHGNYLAYGLGATTAWTLGIPHGFAVMHGKTRRGALVFDIADIIKDALVLPLAFICAAENLSEQQFRQECLNMFTKHKALDYQFEVIKQLAMTTEW; encoded by the coding sequence GTGGCAAAGCCTAGTAATCCTTATACCAACAATGCTTTTGACAGCTCAGACCTTAAAACAATCTTGCACTCAAAACGTGCCAATATCTACTACCTCTCCCATTGTCGCGTCATGCAAAAAGACGGTCGCGTGTTATACCTGACCGAAGATGACAAGGCCAATCTGTACTATAACATTCCTATCGCTAATACTACCTCAATACTGCTTGGCACAGGGACATCCATCACTCAAGCGGCGATGCGATTGTTATCGCAAGCGGGAGTACTGGTCGGATTTTGCGGTGGTGGCGGTATGCCGTTATTTATGGGTGCTGAACGTGAAGTCTTTATTGAATGGATGACCCCGCAAAGCGAGTATCGTCCCACTGAATATATTCAAGGCTGGATGAGTTGGTGGTGGGATGATGAAAAACGCTTAACCGCTGCCAAACATTTACAACACGCTCGTCTCGCTTACTTACAAACGGTTTGGAGTAAAGATAGCGACTTAAAACAATGGGGCTTTGACAGCAGTATTGATGCGGTGCAAGCCCTACTTAAAGATAATATCCGTCAGATTGATCAACAGCAAGAAGTTATGCACTTGCTACAGCTTGAGGCACGACTTACCAAGAAGCTGTATAAGCTGGCCGCAAAGAATACTGGCTATGATGGCTTTACTCGTGAGCATGAGGGCATTGATAAGGCCAATGGCTTTCTCAATCATGGCAACTATTTGGCTTACGGCCTTGGAGCAACCACAGCGTGGACGTTGGGTATTCCGCATGGCTTTGCGGTGATGCATGGCAAAACCCGGCGTGGTGCATTGGTATTCGATATTGCCGATATCATCAAAGACGCGCTCGTGCTACCCCTCGCCTTCATCTGCGCCGCCGAAAATCTTAGTGAGCAGCAGTTCCGGCAAGAGTGTCTTAATATGTTTACTAAGCATAAGGCGCTGGATTATCAGTTCGAAGTTATCAAACAACTTGCTATGACTACTGAGTGGTGA
- a CDS encoding MFS transporter: MNNSINQTQDSALSPLSLQSNSPSWILKLTIGLIGMFAFLQVYSIQAVLPVLMTDFSATEVQAGMIVGATVMAIAIMSPFLGMLSDAVGRKSFIVGALLFLAIPTALIAQSPSMGWLGFFRFMQGLSVPGITVVTIAYIGEEFEGRAVTDLMSFYVSGSVFGGFMGRFLLGHLHELIGWRQGYYVMAAMTLIGALWVGKMLPVSRCFEANPNFRSAIQTLGEHLTNRYVVTACLLGACVLFSLVGCFTFINLHLAKTPYELSTGQLANIFAVYLIGVVITPLSTTLLRRFGAARTVRVAVIVSMMGVLLTLVTPLWGIIVGLAIMSTGVFITQAATISYIAVNVKKGRSLASGLYYMGYYAGGTLGAWLCGLAYARGEWKLTIWLLLLVQVLALLIASFGMIKTKNRAT, encoded by the coding sequence GTGAATAACTCTATAAACCAGACTCAAGATTCTGCCTTATCGCCTTTATCCCTGCAGTCCAACTCGCCCTCATGGATTTTGAAATTAACCATCGGCTTAATCGGCATGTTTGCATTTTTACAGGTGTATTCGATCCAAGCGGTGTTGCCCGTACTAATGACGGATTTTTCTGCCACTGAAGTGCAAGCGGGTATGATCGTTGGGGCGACAGTGATGGCGATTGCAATTATGTCACCATTTTTAGGCATGCTCTCTGATGCGGTGGGGCGTAAGTCCTTTATCGTCGGGGCGTTACTGTTCTTAGCGATACCCACCGCTTTAATTGCTCAAAGCCCAAGTATGGGCTGGCTAGGGTTTTTTCGGTTCATGCAGGGACTGTCTGTCCCCGGTATTACGGTGGTGACCATTGCTTATATCGGCGAAGAGTTCGAAGGTCGCGCCGTTACCGATTTGATGTCATTTTATGTCTCAGGCTCAGTGTTTGGCGGCTTTATGGGGCGGTTTTTACTGGGTCATTTACATGAACTCATTGGCTGGCGGCAGGGCTATTATGTGATGGCAGCAATGACGCTGATCGGTGCGTTGTGGGTGGGAAAAATGCTACCGGTATCGCGCTGTTTTGAAGCCAATCCTAACTTTCGCTCAGCCATACAGACGCTTGGCGAACATTTGACCAACCGTTACGTCGTTACTGCCTGCTTGCTTGGCGCCTGCGTATTATTCTCCTTGGTAGGCTGCTTTACCTTTATTAATCTACATCTTGCCAAGACCCCATACGAGCTGAGCACTGGCCAACTGGCCAATATCTTTGCAGTTTATCTGATTGGGGTTGTCATCACTCCACTATCGACCACGCTGCTACGCCGATTTGGTGCTGCGCGGACAGTTCGGGTAGCGGTGATTGTCTCGATGATGGGGGTGCTCTTAACACTCGTGACGCCGCTATGGGGTATCATTGTTGGGCTTGCCATCATGTCCACAGGTGTATTTATTACCCAAGCGGCGACTATCAGTTATATCGCAGTCAATGTCAAAAAAGGACGCTCATTGGCCTCCGGTTTATATTACATGGGCTATTACGCTGGCGGTACCTTGGGCGCATGGCTGTGCGGATTGGCCTATGCCCGCGGAGAATGGAAGCTGACGATATGGCTGTTATTATTGGTACAAGTCTTAGCGCTATTAATAGCAAGCTTTGGAATGATTAAAACCAAAAATCGCGCAACTTAG
- a CDS encoding fatty acid--CoA ligase — MSNTYPSAPSAYEFPLLIKQLLNRAKTVSLDQEIVYADKKRLTYAELFTRINRLANVLESLNLAAGDVIAVMDWDSHRYLESYFAVPMSQYILQTVNIRLSPEKVLYTINHAKPKVLMLNSEFAELVKNYQFENSSIEHIIWLDDNGMTVEGVFGSNQSRVVGEYEALLEASDDTFDFPDFDENTIATTFYTSGTTGDPKGVFFSHRQLVLHTMAEAASLGMLPNKQGVSYGDVYMPMTPMFHVHAWGFPFTATMTGLKQVYPGRYAPDTLLDLIINEKVSITHCVPTILQMVLKEAQDRDASFNGLKMIIGGSRLTEGLAKSALAQGIEVYTGYGMSETAPLISLTDFSLDEPEMSEEEDINRRCMTGKPVLMVDAQVWGEDNQSVATGKDHTGELVLRAPWLTQSYLKNDDAGTELWENGYMHTQDIAYMQPDGTIKITDRLKDVIKSGGEWISSLEIETILSLHPSVSDVAVIGIRDKQWGERPLALVVLKPDCQDTSADDIKAIAEQAASKGIIPKYGVPSQFKFVDELPKTSVGKHDKKVMREMYANQTEV; from the coding sequence ATGTCAAACACTTATCCCAGTGCGCCGTCCGCCTATGAATTCCCATTACTTATCAAGCAATTATTAAACCGTGCCAAAACGGTATCGCTCGACCAAGAAATTGTTTATGCAGATAAAAAACGCCTAACTTACGCTGAGCTGTTTACCCGTATCAATCGCTTGGCCAATGTTTTAGAAAGCTTGAACCTTGCGGCGGGTGATGTGATCGCGGTAATGGATTGGGATAGCCATCGTTATTTAGAATCCTATTTTGCCGTACCGATGTCGCAGTATATTTTACAAACCGTTAATATTCGTCTGTCACCAGAAAAAGTCCTTTACACCATCAACCATGCGAAGCCTAAAGTTCTAATGCTTAACTCTGAGTTTGCTGAGCTGGTGAAGAACTATCAGTTTGAAAATTCTAGTATTGAGCATATTATTTGGCTAGATGATAACGGTATGACCGTTGAAGGGGTGTTTGGTAGTAACCAAAGCCGCGTGGTTGGTGAGTATGAGGCGTTATTAGAAGCTTCTGATGATACCTTTGATTTTCCTGACTTCGATGAAAATACCATTGCCACGACCTTTTATACCTCAGGTACGACCGGCGATCCTAAAGGCGTTTTCTTTAGCCATCGCCAATTGGTACTCCATACTATGGCGGAAGCGGCGTCACTTGGTATGTTACCGAATAAGCAAGGCGTCAGTTATGGGGACGTGTATATGCCTATGACGCCGATGTTCCATGTACATGCATGGGGTTTCCCGTTTACTGCAACCATGACTGGTTTGAAGCAAGTGTATCCGGGCCGCTATGCGCCTGATACTTTGCTCGACTTAATTATCAATGAAAAGGTGAGTATTACTCACTGCGTACCCACAATTTTGCAGATGGTGCTCAAAGAAGCGCAAGACCGTGATGCCAGCTTTAATGGGCTGAAAATGATTATTGGCGGTTCAAGGCTGACCGAAGGCTTAGCAAAATCGGCATTGGCACAAGGGATTGAGGTATATACTGGCTACGGTATGTCTGAGACCGCGCCACTGATTAGCTTGACCGACTTTAGTCTCGATGAGCCTGAGATGAGCGAGGAAGAAGATATCAATCGCCGTTGCATGACTGGCAAGCCGGTTCTAATGGTCGATGCGCAAGTTTGGGGCGAAGACAATCAGTCGGTTGCTACCGGTAAAGACCACACTGGTGAGCTGGTATTGCGCGCGCCGTGGTTAACCCAAAGCTATCTCAAAAATGATGATGCTGGTACTGAGCTGTGGGAAAATGGCTATATGCACACCCAAGATATTGCCTATATGCAACCTGATGGCACTATAAAAATTACGGATCGTCTCAAAGACGTGATTAAATCTGGCGGCGAGTGGATATCATCGTTAGAGATTGAGACCATTTTATCTTTGCATCCGTCAGTCTCTGATGTGGCAGTGATTGGTATTCGTGATAAGCAGTGGGGCGAGCGTCCGCTAGCGTTAGTGGTCCTCAAACCTGATTGCCAAGATACCAGCGCCGATGATATCAAAGCCATTGCTGAGCAAGCGGCCAGTAAAGGCATTATTCCTAAGTATGGTGTGCCCAGCCAGTTCAAATTCGTTGATGAACTGCCTAAAACCTCGGTTGGCAAACACGACAAAAAAGTCATGCGCGAGATGTATGCCAATCAAACGGAAGTGTAA
- a CDS encoding propionate--CoA ligase, producing MSEQATNQVSNQTSENTVTAKQTPTFADIYQSSINDREQFWAEQAKRIYWHKEPEQILDDSNLPFAKWFVGGETNLCYNCVDRHLPDRAEQDAFIWLSSEINQELTETYPAVIDAFSDLGNNVEFYTDYTKRRLTYNDLYKEVNYFADVLQRHGVGQGDRVIIYMPMILEAAYAMLACARIGAIHSVVFGGFAAHNLAIRMDDAEAKMVITVDAGLRGGKVINYKSLVNQGIEQATVKPEHVLVVDRGILPFKPQALDVDYATERRVSCEANAIVDPVWLESNTPSYLLYTSGTTGTPKGVQRDTGGHAVALTTSMDYIYDGKAGETFWAISDIGWAVGHSYTIYAPLLAGMTSVMYEGLPHRPNPGIWWRIVEANKVNILFTAPTGVRMLKKQDETWMTRYDVSSLKSFFLAGEPLDQSTADWLKKHLGVPILDHYWQTESGWPILSNTPKFNHKPHKQGSPGYPMYGYDAHVINEETGERCAAGEKGLLAITAPLPPGCLTTVWRNDERFIDSYFSLSDGNEYSTSDYAVTDEDGYFYILGRTDDVINVAGHRIGTQEIEEAISTHPEMAECAVVGIHDELKGELPIAFCVLRDHEQVATTESRFRLEQQIIGAVVKSLGGIARPAAVYFPQALPKTRSGKILRRAIRALAEGKATGDMSTLDNPTAIDAVKQSMKDY from the coding sequence ATGAGCGAGCAAGCCACCAATCAAGTCTCTAATCAAACCTCTGAAAATACAGTAACCGCTAAGCAAACGCCCACCTTTGCTGATATTTATCAGTCATCTATCAATGATCGCGAGCAGTTCTGGGCAGAGCAAGCGAAGCGTATCTACTGGCATAAAGAGCCGGAGCAAATCCTTGATGACAGTAATTTGCCGTTTGCTAAGTGGTTCGTTGGCGGTGAGACCAATCTTTGCTATAACTGTGTCGATCGCCATCTGCCTGATCGTGCTGAGCAAGATGCTTTTATTTGGCTGTCCTCAGAAATCAATCAAGAATTAACGGAAACCTACCCAGCCGTGATCGATGCCTTTAGCGATTTAGGCAATAACGTTGAGTTTTATACCGACTATACCAAGCGCCGTCTGACTTATAACGACCTATATAAAGAAGTTAATTATTTTGCTGATGTGCTTCAGCGTCACGGTGTCGGGCAAGGCGATCGAGTCATCATTTATATGCCGATGATTTTGGAAGCGGCTTATGCCATGCTAGCTTGTGCGCGTATTGGTGCCATCCATTCGGTGGTATTTGGCGGCTTTGCGGCCCATAATTTAGCGATACGTATGGATGATGCCGAGGCAAAAATGGTCATCACCGTGGATGCTGGTCTACGCGGTGGTAAAGTTATTAATTATAAAAGTCTGGTTAATCAAGGGATTGAGCAAGCAACCGTTAAGCCTGAACATGTGCTGGTCGTTGATCGCGGTATTTTACCTTTTAAACCGCAGGCATTAGATGTTGACTATGCGACTGAGCGCCGTGTTAGCTGCGAGGCCAATGCCATCGTCGATCCGGTGTGGCTAGAGTCTAATACCCCATCGTATTTACTTTATACTTCCGGTACGACCGGTACGCCAAAAGGGGTACAGCGTGATACAGGCGGTCATGCCGTGGCGCTGACTACTTCTATGGACTATATCTATGATGGTAAGGCCGGCGAAACCTTTTGGGCGATATCGGATATCGGCTGGGCAGTGGGTCACTCTTATACTATTTATGCACCGCTATTAGCAGGTATGACCAGCGTCATGTATGAAGGGCTACCGCATCGTCCGAATCCGGGTATCTGGTGGCGCATTGTTGAGGCCAATAAGGTCAATATCTTATTTACCGCCCCCACTGGCGTGCGCATGCTCAAAAAGCAGGATGAGACCTGGATGACGCGCTACGATGTCTCCAGTCTCAAGTCCTTCTTTTTAGCTGGCGAGCCCCTTGATCAGTCCACAGCAGATTGGTTAAAAAAGCATCTGGGCGTACCAATTTTGGACCATTATTGGCAAACCGAGTCGGGCTGGCCGATCTTAAGTAATACGCCGAAGTTTAACCATAAACCGCATAAACAAGGTTCGCCTGGTTATCCGATGTATGGCTATGATGCACATGTTATTAATGAGGAAACTGGTGAGCGTTGCGCTGCGGGCGAAAAGGGCTTGCTGGCCATTACTGCACCGTTACCACCAGGCTGCTTAACCACCGTTTGGCGTAATGATGAGCGCTTTATTGACAGCTACTTTAGCTTGTCTGATGGCAATGAGTACTCTACTTCAGACTATGCGGTGACTGATGAGGACGGCTACTTTTATATTTTAGGTCGTACCGATGATGTCATCAATGTCGCCGGTCATCGTATTGGTACCCAAGAAATCGAAGAGGCCATCAGTACCCATCCAGAAATGGCAGAGTGCGCGGTTGTGGGTATTCATGATGAACTCAAAGGCGAGTTACCCATCGCGTTTTGTGTACTCAGAGATCATGAACAAGTGGCAACGACCGAAAGTCGCTTTCGCCTTGAGCAGCAGATTATTGGCGCAGTGGTTAAGTCTCTTGGCGGTATTGCGCGTCCAGCGGCGGTATATTTTCCACAAGCACTACCGAAAACCCGTTCCGGTAAAATCCTACGCCGTGCTATCCGAGCCTTGGCAGAAGGCAAGGCCACAGGTGATATGTCAACTCTTGATAACCCAACCGCCATTGATGCGGTCAAGCAGTCTATGAAAGATTATTAA
- a CDS encoding CoA-acylating methylmalonate-semialdehyde dehydrogenase, producing the protein MHHVQQLINGQFTKSATNEWLDITDPATQEVIAKVPQTTNDEINQAVAAAQTAFQTWRKTPITTRARIFLRYQALIREHMDELAEILTAEQGKTIADARGDVFRGLEVVEHAAGIANLQIGDYVENVASGVDTYSIWQPLGVCAGITPFNFPAMIPLWMFPMAIATGNTFILKPSEQDPMVTMRLVELAVEAGVPEGVLNVVHGGKDTVDAICDHPDIKAVSFVGSTAVGKHVYERASQSGKRAQCMMGAKNHAVILPDANKEQTLNQLAGAAFGAAGQRCMALSVVVLVGEAGEWVDEIKAKAEGLVVSAGKHDKDLGPLISPAAKERVEHLIATGVEEGASLLLDGRGLTVEGFEKGNFVGPTIFDNVTNDMQIYQQEIFGPVLCIMRADSLDDAIELLNANPNGNGTAIFTQSGAAAHKFQQDIMVGQIGINLPIPVPLPMFSFSGSRGSKLGALGPYGKQAVQFYTQTKTVTARWFDDEASRGVNTTISI; encoded by the coding sequence ATGCATCACGTCCAGCAACTCATCAATGGTCAATTCACCAAATCAGCCACCAATGAATGGCTTGATATCACTGATCCGGCAACTCAAGAAGTCATCGCCAAGGTGCCGCAAACCACCAACGATGAGATTAATCAAGCAGTCGCCGCCGCCCAAACCGCTTTTCAAACCTGGCGTAAAACACCGATTACCACTCGTGCGCGTATTTTCCTAAGATACCAAGCCCTAATTCGCGAGCATATGGATGAGCTGGCAGAAATCTTAACCGCCGAGCAAGGTAAAACGATTGCCGATGCGCGCGGTGATGTGTTTCGCGGTTTAGAAGTGGTCGAGCATGCGGCCGGTATTGCCAATTTACAAATTGGTGACTATGTCGAAAACGTCGCATCTGGTGTGGATACTTATAGTATCTGGCAACCTCTTGGCGTCTGCGCAGGTATCACTCCGTTTAACTTCCCAGCGATGATTCCGCTATGGATGTTCCCAATGGCCATAGCCACTGGTAATACTTTTATTTTAAAACCTTCTGAGCAAGATCCGATGGTTACCATGCGTTTGGTAGAGCTGGCAGTAGAAGCGGGCGTTCCTGAAGGTGTACTGAACGTTGTACATGGTGGCAAGGACACGGTCGATGCTATCTGTGATCATCCTGATATTAAAGCAGTCTCTTTTGTAGGCTCTACTGCTGTTGGTAAGCATGTCTATGAGCGCGCTAGCCAATCAGGCAAACGTGCGCAGTGCATGATGGGTGCCAAGAACCATGCGGTTATCCTTCCTGATGCTAATAAAGAACAAACCCTCAATCAATTGGCAGGCGCCGCATTTGGCGCTGCTGGTCAACGTTGTATGGCACTATCGGTAGTGGTGTTAGTCGGCGAGGCTGGCGAATGGGTTGACGAGATTAAAGCAAAAGCCGAAGGCTTAGTAGTCTCCGCCGGCAAGCATGATAAAGACTTAGGGCCACTGATATCACCTGCTGCCAAAGAGCGCGTTGAGCATCTGATTGCCACTGGCGTAGAGGAAGGCGCAAGCTTACTGCTTGATGGCCGAGGTCTTACCGTCGAAGGCTTTGAGAAAGGTAACTTCGTTGGCCCAACTATCTTTGATAACGTCACTAACGATATGCAAATCTATCAACAAGAAATATTTGGCCCGGTACTATGCATCATGCGTGCCGATAGCCTGGATGACGCAATAGAGCTGCTTAATGCCAATCCGAATGGTAATGGCACGGCTATCTTTACTCAATCAGGAGCCGCTGCGCATAAATTCCAACAAGACATCATGGTTGGTCAAATCGGGATTAATTTACCGATTCCTGTGCCACTACCGATGTTCTCTTTCTCAGGCTCACGTGGTAGTAAGCTTGGCGCTCTCGGCCCTTATGGCAAGCAGGCAGTACAGTTTTATACCCAAACTAAGACCGTAACGGCGCGCTGGTTTGACGATGAGGCAAGCCGCGGTGTGAATACCACGATCTCAATATAG